A window of Acidobacteriota bacterium genomic DNA:
CGATGACTGCCCAGGAATTGTCCGGTGAATAGTCGTTGACCAGCACAACCTCATAATCGCGATTCGTAGGATCGAGAGCTTCGGCGATGGCTTCGATCAAGGCTTCGAGACACTCTTCGCTCCGATAGACCGGTACGACTATCGACAGCTCAGGTTGAAGCGCGTGATCGCCGGTGTGCATCGAGTGGATCATAGCCACAGTTATTGTTGTTGTCGACCAAGAGCAGGCGCGGCAACTCGAGTCTGGGTGAGGAACTCGGACGTGCATCTTACGACACGCATTTGTTCGTCTCGGGTGATCTCCGGGAAGAACGGCAACCGCAGAAGCCGCGCGCTCAGGTCCTCGGTGAGCGGGAGATCGCCTTCCCGATAACCGAGCTCCTTTCCCATCGCAGAGGTGTGCAGCGGCACATAATGAAAGACCGCGCTGATTGAATTCTTCTTGAGGTGCGCCATCAAACCGTCTCGGGTTCCCTCGTCGCCGAGCAGCACGTAGAACATATGATAGTTAGTCTCGCAGCCCGCGGGCACGTGAGGAATACTCAGCAACTCTCGCTCTTCAAGCGGCGCCATGTTCTCGATATAGAACTGATGGACCGCGCACCGGCGAGCGGTGATGTCGTCCATCGCCTCCAACTGCGCCAGCAGAAAAGCGCACACGATCTCGGCAGGAATGAACGAAGAACCGACGTCCACCCACGTGTACTTATCAACTTCGCCCCGGAAGAACTGGCTTCGATTGGTTCCCTTCTCGCGAATAATCTCGGCGCGTTCGGAGAGCTCGGGTGAGTTTATGCAGAGCGCTCCGCCCTCGCCGCAGACATAGTTTTTGGTGTCGTGGAAACTGTAAGCCCCAAGGTGACCGATCGAACCGAGCGCCCGGCCCTTGTAAGTCGCATTGACGCCTTGTGCCGCGTCTTCTACGACGAGCAGCTTGTGCGCCTTGGCGATTGCCAGGATCGGCTCCATCTCACAGGAGACTCCCGCGTAATGGACGGGAAAAATTGCTTTAGTCTTAGGGGTGATGCTTTGTTCAATCAGGCGTTCGTCGATGTTCAAAGTGTCGGGGCGAATATCGATGAAGACCGGCGTCGCTCCGGCGCGAACGACGGCATTGGCTGCCGAGACGAACGTGAACGACGGCATGATCACTTGATCACCGGGCTTCAAA
This region includes:
- the rffA gene encoding dTDP-4-amino-4,6-dideoxygalactose transaminase, whose translation is MLPKIPFNKPFITGNEIEYITSAISSGEIAADGRFTRRCAELLEERFSIFKVLMTPSCTAALEMAAMLCDLKPGDQVIMPSFTFVSAANAVVRAGATPVFIDIRPDTLNIDERLIEQSITPKTKAIFPVHYAGVSCEMEPILAIAKAHKLLVVEDAAQGVNATYKGRALGSIGHLGAYSFHDTKNYVCGEGGALCINSPELSERAEIIREKGTNRSQFFRGEVDKYTWVDVGSSFIPAEIVCAFLLAQLEAMDDITARRCAVHQFYIENMAPLEERELLSIPHVPAGCETNYHMFYVLLGDEGTRDGLMAHLKKNSISAVFHYVPLHTSAMGKELGYREGDLPLTEDLSARLLRLPFFPEITRDEQMRVVRCTSEFLTQTRVAAPALGRQQQ